The genomic window GCGCTCGGCGGCGCGGCGGACGTCGATCCGTGGGTGGTTCGCGGTGGTGTTCACCTCGGGTCCTTTCGTGCGGGGGCCTCGCACGGGAGAACATAGTTCATCGTTCAACTATTTCCATGTGCAGGGGGCAACCCCGGTCCGGCGCGCCCCTCGCTGCCGCGCGCCCGCCGCCGTGTGGTGCTCAGAGGCCGAAGCGGGTGCGCTGGGCCTCGGGCACCAGGTCGACGTAGTCGGGGTGCTTGGTCAGCCAGTCGCGGATGAAGGGGCAGTAGGGGAGCACGTCGGCGCCCTGCTCCCGGGCGGCGTCGAGTGCGGCGCGGGCCAGTCGGCCGGCGAGTCCGCGGCCCGCGAAGGCGGGGTCGACCTCGGTGTGGATGAAGGCGATCTCGTTCTCGTGCCGGAAGTACTCGGCGAAGCCCGCGAGTGCACCGTCCTCGGTGATCTCGAACCGCGACCGGTCGGGGTTGTTCCTGACGTCGCTGCTCATCGTTCCATCCTCCTGCTGTCGGGTTGGGGCTGCGCGGTCGCGGCGGTCCCACCGACATTTAATTTATCATTCAACAAGATGCTGATCAAGCATGCCGGAGGCCTGCGGGCGGCGAGTGCCGCCCGCAGGCCTCCGGCATGGTGTGCGCGGTCGGTGGTCAGCCGCTGATGCTCACCGTGCCGGTCTCCAGGTGGCCGACGGCCCGGCGGGACCAGCTGCTGTCGCTGCTGACGGTGACGGTGAAGTCGTACCAGCCCTGGGCGACGGTCACGGCGTTGAAGAAGTCCGTGACGGTGGCACCGGTGGCGACCTGGTACGTCCACACGCCGCCGCGGTAGTTGTTCGAGGTGATGGTGAACGTGGCGCTGCTGGAACCGGAGTTGGTCATCGCGAACCAGACCGCCGGCTTCCCGGTGTCCGGCGCCGGTGCGTAGGAGGTGGTGGCCTCGGCGCTCTTGCCCGCGGTGGTGGCGTTGCCGGTGAAGCGGCGCAGGAAGCGGTTGGGGCCCACGACGGTGAGGTCGTACTGGCCGTTGCCGTAGTTCGCGCCGATGTCGAAGGCCTCGCTGGCGCTGCCGTCGGTGCGGGAGGCGGCGTTGTAGGGGGCGACCGTGTACTGCCAGGGGCCGTCCGTGCGGTAGGCGTTGGCGTAGACCGAGTAGTGCGCGTAGGCGGTGGCCTGCGGGCCCTGGTTGGCGAGGTCGATCCAGAGCCGGATCTGGTTGTTCGCGTCGTACTCGATGTGGTCGACCCAGGCGTTGGGCTGGTAGGGGAGCGCGCGGGCGGGCTTGGTGCCGCTCTCCTGGCCGGGCATGGCGTTGTTGCTCGGGCCCGGGTTGATCTGCGTGTTCGCCGTGGCCTGGCTGATGGTGGCGCTGGTGTCGGGCAGTGCGGGGAGCCCGTAGACCGGGTTGGCGAAGTCGAAGGCGCCGGTGAGGTCGCCGCAGACCTGGCGGCGCCAGGTGCTGATGTTCGGGCAGGTGGCCGGGGTGCCCAGCGCGGCGGTCCAGGTCTCCAGGAAGCGGATGACGCTGGTGTGGTCGTAGACCTGGGAGTCCACGTAGCCGCCGCGGGTCCACGGCGAGGCGATGATCATCGGCACCCGGAAGCCGAGGCCGATGTTGGTGCCGGAGTAGAACTCGTCCGCGGTCCCGGCGGGGGCGACCGGCGGCGGCACGTGGTCGAAGAAGCCGTCGTTCTCGTCGTAGTTGAGGAACAGGGCGGTGGAGTTGAAGGTGGTGGGGTCCGCCGCGAGCGCCTGCAGCACGAGGTTGACGAAGTGCGCCCCGTTCTCCGGCGGGCCGTCGGGGTGCTCGGAGAAGAGCTGGTTGGACACCACCCAGGAGACCTGGGGCAGCGTGCCCGCGAGCGCGTCGGCCTTGATCGCCGCCGCGATGTCGTCCGGCGTCGAGCCGGTGCTGGGCACCGAGCCCATGCCGCGCTGGCTCAGCGGGCTCGAACTGGCCGCACTGGTGAACTGGTTGAAGTAGGCGAGGCCGTTGTCGCCGAAGTTGTCGCTGGCGTTCTGGTAGACCTTCCAGCTCACCCCGGCGTTCTGCAGGGCCTCGGCGTAGGTCTGCCAGTGCAGGCCGCTCTCGCTGCCGCCGTCGTAGGCCGCGCCGCCCGCGGTGCCGTTCGGGTCGATCATGCCGGACCACAGGTAGGTGCGGTTGGGGCCGGTGGCGGACAGGATCGAGCAGTGGTACGCGTCGCAGATGGTGTAGGCGTCGGCCAGCGCGTAGTGGAACGGGATGTCCGAGCGGGTCATGTAGCCCATGGTTCTGTTCGAACCCTTGGCGGCGATCCAGGAGTCCATCTTCCCGTTGTTCCACGCCTGGTGCTGGGTGGACCAGGAGTGGTCGAGCGAGCCGTCGCACTGGGCCAGCAGCTCGCCGCTGCTGCCCCACCACCAGGTGTTGGTGGCGCTCAGCTGCCACGGGTACTGCCGGCCGCTGCCGTTGGGCTGGTTGAAGACGCTGTTGCCGCCCGCGAGCTGGATCGTCGACCGGTCGCCGAAGCCGCGCACGCCCTTCATCGACCCGAAGTAGTGGTCGAAGCTGCGGTTCTCCTGCATCAGCACGACGACGTGCTTGACATCGCTGATCGTCCCCGTGGTCGCGGCGGCCGCGCGGGGCGCGACGCCGGGCAGGGAGTCCAGCCCCACGGCCGCGCCGAGCGCGGCGGCGGAACCGAGGAAGGTACGACGGGTCACGGGCGACACGGAGGGCCTCCGAAAGTAATCTATACAACTCCAGCGGGGAGACTCTGAGACAGTAAGGTTTCGGCCAGTCGGTGACAATGCGTCGGCGAGATGAAGTGCGGCGGACCATTGCACAGGTTCGCCGACGATGCGTCAGCCGAGCGGGCCCTGCGGCGCGGCGCTGCGCAGGTGTTCGTGCAGGCCGCCGTGGGCCGGTCCGGCCGGGGCCGGCAGCCACTCCTTGCGCACCTTCGCGACGGCGGTGTAGTTGGTGTCGCAGACATTGGCCAGTGGTGACTCCACCGCCTGGGAGAGGAACTGGTAGGCGTCCATGGCCGCGAAGCCGTAGTCGCGCACCAGCCACTGCACCAGGTCGAGTTGGGCGATCCGGAAGGCGTCCTCCAGCGGGCGGGCGGAGCCGGTGGAGATCAGGTGGGTGTCCGACTCCAGCCGGGGCCAGGGCGTGGCCACACCCTTGAGCAGTTCCACCACGACCACCGTGTGCATCGCGCACTCCACCGCCACCCCGCAGGTCTCGCCCTCGCCCTGGCGGGCATGGCCGTCGCCGAGGCTGAACAGCGCGCCGGGCACGTTGACCCCGAGGTAGCAGGTGACGCCGGCGCGCATCTCCGGGGTGTCCAGGTTGCCGCCGTGCGCGTCGGGGACCAGCGCGGAGCGCACCTCCAGGTTGGCCGGGGCGACCCCGACCGTGCCGTGCATCGGGTCCATCGGCAGCTTGAGCCGCAGGTCGCCCTCGCGGGCGGTGAACAGGCAGCTGCGCTCGGCGCGGTCGAGCTGCCAGATCCAGACCCGCTCGGGCAGCGGTTCCTGCAGTGTCGCGGTGGTGTGGGTGGAGGTGAGCGCGCCGAACAGCGGCACGGTGGTGGAGGCGGCCCAGTCGCGGGCCGGCTCGATCGACACGAAGTGCAGTGCCAGGGTGTCGCCGGGCTCGGCGCCCTCGACGAAGAACGGGCCCGTCTGCGGGTTGAGGAACGGGAACCGGCAGACCTCGGAGACCAGGGTCTTCTCCGAGGTGACCTGGCCGCCGAAGCAGTCCTCGGTGAACAGGTCCAGCACGGTGCCGGGCGCGACGGTGGCCAGCGGCCGGGCGCCGCCGAAGGTCCAGGCGTACTGCTCGGGGGAGGGGCGCACGGTCAGGACACGGGGGTCGGTCACAGCAGCTCCTGCGTGGTCGGCGCGGGCGGGGCCGGGTCGAACTGCCCACCGCAGCAGGGTAGTGCCCGCCTCCGCTCATGCCACCGGTCGTGCTGCCCCCGCCGTCCGCCCGGGCCTCGAACGGGACGGGCCGTCACCGGTCTTTCGGTGACGGCCCGTTGAGGTCGGGATCGGTACTGGGGTGCTCATCCGAGCAGGCTGGTCAGGGCCCGGCGGGCGCGCTGACCGGTGCGCTCCGCGCGGTTCCTGAGCTGGGCGGCGCGGGCCAGGCGCAGGGTCTGGGCCTCGCGCAGGCGCTCGTCGATGGTGGCCCGGGCAGCGTCGATCTGGTACGTCATGGTCGTCTCCCCCTGTGATGGGCGGTCCGTCGGCATCACCGTGATGCCGGGTTCCGGAGGCCGCCCGCCTTCGGTACTTCAGATTCTACACCCAAACTCGCCTGGCGCCTTTCATTTTGGCATCCGTTCAGAAACTGGCCTACTGATCGAAGGCTGTGAGCCGCTTCGGGACCTGTTCCACGGCGGCATCCGAGGTGTCCGGGCGGTGGACGGCCGCGACCGCGCTCTCCAGGTAGGGGGAGTCGCCGCGCAGCGGGCGGCAGGTCACCCCTCCCCGCCGGCCCGCGTGACGCGCGTCCGGGCTGCGGCTGTCAGGGCGGCCGGACGCGGCGGCTGAGGGTCAATGCGTGACGGTCAGGAGGTGACGGTCAGTCGTGCGGCACGACGGCGACCGGGCAGGCCGCGTGGTGGATGGCGGCATGGGTCACTGGGCCGATCCGGGGTGTCAGGCCGGTGCGGTTGCCGCCGCGCCCCACGACCAGCAGGCCCGCGCCGGGGGCGATGTCCACCACCGCTCGGGGCGGACTCTCGTGACTGAGGTGCTCCACCACGTGGACGGCGGGGAACTTCTCGCGCCAGGGGAGCAGGGCATCGTGCAGCTCCTGCCGGTCGGCCTGGAGCGCGGACTCCTCCGACACCTGCTCCCGGCCGGTGGCCGCCCGCCGATGTGGGGTGGCGTGGACGGTCAGCAGCGGCACATGGCGTCGGGCGGCGGCGCCGAAGGCGAACGCCAGCACGCGCTCGTAGCCGGGGCGCAGGCTCACGCCGACCGCCACCGGGCCGGACGGCGCGGCGACCGCACCGGGGCCCTGCGGCTCCTCGTGCGCGCGCACCAGCA from Kitasatospora sp. NBC_01250 includes these protein-coding regions:
- a CDS encoding GNAT family N-acetyltransferase → MSSDVRNNPDRSRFEITEDGALAGFAEYFRHENEIAFIHTEVDPAFAGRGLAGRLARAALDAAREQGADVLPYCPFIRDWLTKHPDYVDLVPEAQRTRFGL
- a CDS encoding acetamidase/formamidase family protein; translation: MTDPRVLTVRPSPEQYAWTFGGARPLATVAPGTVLDLFTEDCFGGQVTSEKTLVSEVCRFPFLNPQTGPFFVEGAEPGDTLALHFVSIEPARDWAASTTVPLFGALTSTHTTATLQEPLPERVWIWQLDRAERSCLFTAREGDLRLKLPMDPMHGTVGVAPANLEVRSALVPDAHGGNLDTPEMRAGVTCYLGVNVPGALFSLGDGHARQGEGETCGVAVECAMHTVVVVELLKGVATPWPRLESDTHLISTGSARPLEDAFRIAQLDLVQWLVRDYGFAAMDAYQFLSQAVESPLANVCDTNYTAVAKVRKEWLPAPAGPAHGGLHEHLRSAAPQGPLG
- a CDS encoding universal stress protein, yielding MRPEITVGLDGSAESLSAARWAAREAELRGLPVRLLHLWILRAMTAQNVPAEHPQALAAQRLLQDAESDLLARYPHVPVITELLPADSPAALLPGAPNAEMLVLGSQGLGGVQGYVLGSLALHAVAQSERPVVLVRAHEEPQGPGAVAAPSGPVAVGVSLRPGYERVLAFAFGAAARRHVPLLTVHATPHRRAATGREQVSEESALQADRQELHDALLPWREKFPAVHVVEHLSHESPPRAVVDIAPGAGLLVVGRGGNRTGLTPRIGPVTHAAIHHAACPVAVVPHD
- a CDS encoding phosphocholine-specific phospholipase C, with the translated sequence MSPVTRRTFLGSAAALGAAVGLDSLPGVAPRAAAATTGTISDVKHVVVLMQENRSFDHYFGSMKGVRGFGDRSTIQLAGGNSVFNQPNGSGRQYPWQLSATNTWWWGSSGELLAQCDGSLDHSWSTQHQAWNNGKMDSWIAAKGSNRTMGYMTRSDIPFHYALADAYTICDAYHCSILSATGPNRTYLWSGMIDPNGTAGGAAYDGGSESGLHWQTYAEALQNAGVSWKVYQNASDNFGDNGLAYFNQFTSAASSSPLSQRGMGSVPSTGSTPDDIAAAIKADALAGTLPQVSWVVSNQLFSEHPDGPPENGAHFVNLVLQALAADPTTFNSTALFLNYDENDGFFDHVPPPVAPAGTADEFYSGTNIGLGFRVPMIIASPWTRGGYVDSQVYDHTSVIRFLETWTAALGTPATCPNISTWRRQVCGDLTGAFDFANPVYGLPALPDTSATISQATANTQINPGPSNNAMPGQESGTKPARALPYQPNAWVDHIEYDANNQIRLWIDLANQGPQATAYAHYSVYANAYRTDGPWQYTVAPYNAASRTDGSASEAFDIGANYGNGQYDLTVVGPNRFLRRFTGNATTAGKSAEATTSYAPAPDTGKPAVWFAMTNSGSSSATFTITSNNYRGGVWTYQVATGATVTDFFNAVTVAQGWYDFTVTVSSDSSWSRRAVGHLETGTVSISG